Proteins co-encoded in one Corvus moneduloides isolate bCorMon1 chromosome 7, bCorMon1.pri, whole genome shotgun sequence genomic window:
- the DNAJB2 gene encoding dnaJ homolog subfamily B member 2 isoform X2: MVDYYEALGVSRNATAEDIKKAYRKAALKWHPDKNPDNKEYAEQRFKEIAEAYEVLSDKQKRDVYDRYGKDGLMGAGPGGSRASAGAPEFTFTFRSAHDVFREFFGGRDPFAEFFDDVLPFSELRGPGPRHHGGSHFFSPFPGSSDFFTSSFSSGADAGLGFRSVSTSTTFVNGRRITTKRIIENGRERVEVEEDGELKSIHIDGVPDDMALGLELSRREQQAFPRPRPPSPPAPATHQTSSSSPVCLYTDSEDEDEDLQLAMAYSLSEMEAAGHHQAGGHSPRSPPAPGGSHSSPSSTCRARGAQGRLEQEPLGASSPATVGHEPAPRVKLWHCPLL, translated from the exons ATGGTCGACTACTATGAAGCGCTGGGGGTGAGCCGCAACGCCACCGCTGAGGACATCAAGAAGGC GTACAGGAAGGCTGCGCTGAAATGGCACCCGGATAAAAACCCAGACAACAAGGAGTATGCTGAGCAGAGGTTCAAGGAGATCGCTGAGGCATACGAAGTGCTGTCAGACA agCAGAAGCGCGATGTCTATGACCGCTATGGCAAGGATGGACTCATGGGAGCAG ggccagggggCTCCAGGGCCAGTGCTGGGGCCCCCGAATTCACCTTCACCTTCCGCAGTGCTCACGACGTCTTCCGGGAGTTCTTTGGCGGGCGAGACCCCTTTGCTGAATTCTTTG ATGACGTGCTGCCCTTCTCTGAGCTGCGAGGACCTGGCCCCCGGCACCATGGGGGAAGCcacttcttttcccccttcccaggaTCCTCAG ATTTCTTCACCTCATCCTTCAGCTCTGGTGCGGATGCAGGACTGGGCTTCCGCTCTGTTTCCACCTCCACCACCTTTGTTAACGGCAGGCGCATCACCACCAAGAG gaTTATTGAGAATGGACGGGAGCGGGTGGAAgtggaggaggatggggagctGAAGTCAATCCACATCGATG GTGTTCCTGATGACATGgcgctggggctggagctgagccGGCGGGAGCAGCAAGCCTTCCCCAGGCCACGGCCCCCCTCCCCGCCAGCACCGGCCACACACCAGACCTCAAGCTCCTCACCCGTCTGCCTCTACACGGACAGCGAGGACGAGGATGAGGACTTGCAGCTGGCCATGGCCTACAGCCTCTCTGAGATGGAAGCTGCGGGGCACCACCAAGCAGGTGGGCAcagcccccgctccccgccggcaccagggggcagccacagcagcccgTCCTCCACCTGCCGAGCCCGTGGTGCCCaggggaggctggagcaggagccacTGGGGGCCAGCAGTCCTGCTACAGTGGGGCACGAACCTGCCCCCAGAGTGAAGCTGTGGCACTGTCCCCTGCTCTGA
- the DNAJB2 gene encoding dnaJ homolog subfamily B member 2 isoform X1, with protein sequence MVDYYEALGVSRNATAEDIKKAYRKAALKWHPDKNPDNKEYAEQRFKEIAEAYEVLSDKQKRDVYDRYGKDGLMGAAGPGGSRASAGAPEFTFTFRSAHDVFREFFGGRDPFAEFFDDVLPFSELRGPGPRHHGGSHFFSPFPGSSDFFTSSFSSGADAGLGFRSVSTSTTFVNGRRITTKRIIENGRERVEVEEDGELKSIHIDGVPDDMALGLELSRREQQAFPRPRPPSPPAPATHQTSSSSPVCLYTDSEDEDEDLQLAMAYSLSEMEAAGHHQAGGHSPRSPPAPGGSHSSPSSTCRARGAQGRLEQEPLGASSPATVGHEPAPRVKLWHCPLL encoded by the exons ATGGTCGACTACTATGAAGCGCTGGGGGTGAGCCGCAACGCCACCGCTGAGGACATCAAGAAGGC GTACAGGAAGGCTGCGCTGAAATGGCACCCGGATAAAAACCCAGACAACAAGGAGTATGCTGAGCAGAGGTTCAAGGAGATCGCTGAGGCATACGAAGTGCTGTCAGACA agCAGAAGCGCGATGTCTATGACCGCTATGGCAAGGATGGACTCATGGGAGCAG cagggccagggggCTCCAGGGCCAGTGCTGGGGCCCCCGAATTCACCTTCACCTTCCGCAGTGCTCACGACGTCTTCCGGGAGTTCTTTGGCGGGCGAGACCCCTTTGCTGAATTCTTTG ATGACGTGCTGCCCTTCTCTGAGCTGCGAGGACCTGGCCCCCGGCACCATGGGGGAAGCcacttcttttcccccttcccaggaTCCTCAG ATTTCTTCACCTCATCCTTCAGCTCTGGTGCGGATGCAGGACTGGGCTTCCGCTCTGTTTCCACCTCCACCACCTTTGTTAACGGCAGGCGCATCACCACCAAGAG gaTTATTGAGAATGGACGGGAGCGGGTGGAAgtggaggaggatggggagctGAAGTCAATCCACATCGATG GTGTTCCTGATGACATGgcgctggggctggagctgagccGGCGGGAGCAGCAAGCCTTCCCCAGGCCACGGCCCCCCTCCCCGCCAGCACCGGCCACACACCAGACCTCAAGCTCCTCACCCGTCTGCCTCTACACGGACAGCGAGGACGAGGATGAGGACTTGCAGCTGGCCATGGCCTACAGCCTCTCTGAGATGGAAGCTGCGGGGCACCACCAAGCAGGTGGGCAcagcccccgctccccgccggcaccagggggcagccacagcagcccgTCCTCCACCTGCCGAGCCCGTGGTGCCCaggggaggctggagcaggagccacTGGGGGCCAGCAGTCCTGCTACAGTGGGGCACGAACCTGCCCCCAGAGTGAAGCTGTGGCACTGTCCCCTGCTCTGA
- the DNAJB2 gene encoding dnaJ homolog subfamily B member 2 isoform X3, whose protein sequence is MVDYYEALGVSRNATAEDIKKAYRKAALKWHPDKNPDNKEYAEQRFKEIAEAYEVLSDKQKRDVYDRYGKDGLMGAAGPGGSRASAGAPEFTFTFRSAHDVFREFFGGRDPFAEFFDDVLPFSELRGPGPRHHGGSHFFSPFPGSSDFFTSSFSSGADAGLGFRSVSTSTTFVNGRRITTKRIIENGRERVEVEEDGELKSIHIDGVPDDMALGLELSRREQQAFPRPRPPSPPAPATHQTSSSSPVCLYTDSEDEDEDLQLAMAYSLSEMEAAGHHQAGVF, encoded by the exons ATGGTCGACTACTATGAAGCGCTGGGGGTGAGCCGCAACGCCACCGCTGAGGACATCAAGAAGGC GTACAGGAAGGCTGCGCTGAAATGGCACCCGGATAAAAACCCAGACAACAAGGAGTATGCTGAGCAGAGGTTCAAGGAGATCGCTGAGGCATACGAAGTGCTGTCAGACA agCAGAAGCGCGATGTCTATGACCGCTATGGCAAGGATGGACTCATGGGAGCAG cagggccagggggCTCCAGGGCCAGTGCTGGGGCCCCCGAATTCACCTTCACCTTCCGCAGTGCTCACGACGTCTTCCGGGAGTTCTTTGGCGGGCGAGACCCCTTTGCTGAATTCTTTG ATGACGTGCTGCCCTTCTCTGAGCTGCGAGGACCTGGCCCCCGGCACCATGGGGGAAGCcacttcttttcccccttcccaggaTCCTCAG ATTTCTTCACCTCATCCTTCAGCTCTGGTGCGGATGCAGGACTGGGCTTCCGCTCTGTTTCCACCTCCACCACCTTTGTTAACGGCAGGCGCATCACCACCAAGAG gaTTATTGAGAATGGACGGGAGCGGGTGGAAgtggaggaggatggggagctGAAGTCAATCCACATCGATG GTGTTCCTGATGACATGgcgctggggctggagctgagccGGCGGGAGCAGCAAGCCTTCCCCAGGCCACGGCCCCCCTCCCCGCCAGCACCGGCCACACACCAGACCTCAAGCTCCTCACCCGTCTGCCTCTACACGGACAGCGAGGACGAGGATGAGGACTTGCAGCTGGCCATGGCCTACAGCCTCTCTGAGATGGAAGCTGCGGGGCACCACCAAGCAG GTGTGTTCTGA